The segment CTATTTGCCTGCTTCTCAGTACCTCAAGTATTATCGCTCTGGATGAAAAATCAAGCTTCATAATAGAATCTAATACTTTATCAACTGTTAGCGCCTTCATGACATGGCAAAAATAGTAATTATTTCCTGACAGACGGGAGATCGTTTGTTTTCGCATCAGGATTACCGCAGGCCTGATCGCTAGCCGTAAGGGTTTTTCCGCAGAATCCACAGGGTTGCCCTTCCTTGTTTAAAAACGGACTCTGCGATGCGCATGTGCCCTTAAACTCTCCGTTTTTTAAAAAAATAAGCCGAACCGACATCAGGATGAAAAAAAGCCCCAGAACACCAATGGTCAGCAAAAGAACAATCATAACTTGAATTAAGATTAAGATTTTAGATTGACGCTGTAAACGTAACTTGGGTCAAAATTACTGAACAGATTATCAACAGCCTAAAAAGCCATTTAGTTCTCGTATATGAAAAAACAACTTTCTACGCCCGATCCCAACCGTGAAGCCAAGGTAAAGGCATTTGATCGCCTGCTTACCATTATGGATGAGCTTCGGGAAAACTGTCCGTGGGATAAAAAACAAACATTGGAAAGCCTCCGTCATTTAACCATAGAAGAAACGTACGAACTCTCGGATTCCATTTTGGATGGAAACCTGCCTGAAATAAAAAAAGAATTGGGTGATCTGATGTTGCACAATGTTTTTTATGCACGTATTGCTTCTGAAAAAGGTGTGTTTGATGTGGCCGATGTGTTGAATAGTATTTGTGATAAGCTTATTGAACGCCATCCACATGTGTACGGTGATGTTGTGGCCAACGATGAAGAAACCGTAAAAGCCAACTGGGAAAAAATCAAACTCAACACCGGCAACAAATCCGTATTAGAGGGCGTGCCTAAATCGCTGCCGGCCATGGTGAAGGCTATTCGCATTCAGGATAAAGCCCGGGGTGTGGGTTTTGATTGGGAAAAGAAAGAACAGGTGTGGGAAAAGGTGGAGGAAGAAATGCGCGAATTCAAAATGGAGTTCAATGCAGTTGAG is part of the Cyclobacteriaceae bacterium genome and harbors:
- the mazG gene encoding nucleoside triphosphate pyrophosphohydrolase — protein: MKKQLSTPDPNREAKVKAFDRLLTIMDELRENCPWDKKQTLESLRHLTIEETYELSDSILDGNLPEIKKELGDLMLHNVFYARIASEKGVFDVADVLNSICDKLIERHPHVYGDVVANDEETVKANWEKIKLNTGNKSVLEGVPKSLPAMVKAIRIQDKARGVGFDWEKKEQVWEKVEEEMREFKMEFNAVEPEKIDREKATAEFGDLLFSLVNYARFINIDPEEALERTNKKFIKRFQFLERESARDGKKLGEMTLEEMDVYWERAKSI